Proteins co-encoded in one Spirosoma endbachense genomic window:
- a CDS encoding Gfo/Idh/MocA family protein — protein MKNDKRAVSSENNGKNSRRSFLKTLGIAGTAAATAPAALAETKAIAAPQYLNLVKSHSSTAANDKVRIALIGTGGMGIGDTQTALMVDGIEMVAACDLYDGRLRRAKELWGDQLPVTKDYREILERKDVDAIINGTTDHWHEKISTDAMRKGKHVYCEKPMVQKFEDGHTLIKVAKETGKVFQVGSQFASSLLIAKARELMKAGDIGELVFAEAIYDRHSAMGAWQYSVPPDASPQTVDWDTYLGSAPKRAWDPLRFFRWRNYQDYGTGIAGDLYVHLLTSLHCITGSKGPNRVYSSGGTRYWKDGRDVPDIQLSIYDYPKTAEHPEFNLTTRSNFVDGGGGNYLVRIVGTEGDLSLGFDSLTVHRNKFPKAPGMSIDNFPKDQKELYIQEYAKLYPPHPELEGPKELKYTFPKDYKGDRYEHFSNFFNSIRTGAPNVEDATFGLRACGPTQCGNMSFAQKKAISWDPINMKIMGAV, from the coding sequence ATGAAGAACGACAAACGGGCGGTTTCATCAGAAAACAATGGGAAAAACTCCCGCCGATCTTTTCTGAAGACCCTCGGCATTGCCGGTACGGCCGCAGCCACGGCACCAGCTGCATTGGCAGAAACCAAAGCAATAGCTGCTCCCCAGTATCTGAATCTGGTAAAAAGCCATTCCAGTACTGCGGCTAATGACAAAGTTCGGATTGCCCTCATCGGTACGGGTGGCATGGGTATTGGCGATACTCAAACGGCCCTGATGGTCGATGGTATCGAAATGGTAGCAGCTTGTGATCTGTATGACGGGCGTCTTCGTCGTGCCAAAGAACTTTGGGGCGATCAGCTTCCGGTTACCAAAGACTACCGGGAGATTTTAGAGCGTAAAGACGTTGATGCCATCATCAATGGTACTACCGATCACTGGCACGAAAAAATCTCTACCGATGCCATGCGCAAAGGCAAGCACGTTTATTGCGAAAAGCCGATGGTGCAAAAGTTTGAGGACGGCCATACGCTGATTAAAGTCGCTAAAGAAACCGGCAAGGTCTTCCAGGTTGGTAGCCAGTTTGCCAGTTCATTGCTGATTGCCAAAGCTCGTGAATTGATGAAGGCGGGTGATATTGGCGAACTGGTCTTCGCAGAAGCTATTTATGACCGCCACAGTGCGATGGGTGCCTGGCAGTACTCGGTTCCGCCGGATGCTTCACCACAAACCGTTGATTGGGACACCTATCTGGGTAGTGCACCCAAGCGTGCCTGGGACCCACTCCGCTTTTTCCGGTGGCGTAACTATCAGGACTATGGCACCGGAATTGCCGGGGATCTGTATGTTCACCTGCTAACGTCTCTACACTGCATTACGGGGTCAAAAGGGCCAAATCGGGTATATTCGAGCGGGGGTACCCGCTACTGGAAAGATGGGCGGGATGTACCCGATATTCAGTTGAGCATCTACGATTATCCAAAAACGGCCGAACATCCTGAGTTTAACCTGACAACCCGCTCTAACTTCGTCGATGGCGGTGGTGGTAATTATCTGGTTCGGATTGTGGGCACAGAAGGCGATTTGTCGCTCGGTTTCGATAGCCTGACCGTTCATCGGAATAAATTTCCAAAGGCACCGGGTATGTCGATCGACAACTTCCCGAAAGACCAGAAGGAACTCTATATTCAGGAATACGCCAAGTTGTATCCACCCCATCCGGAACTGGAAGGCCCGAAAGAGCTTAAATACACTTTCCCTAAAGATTATAAGGGCGATCGGTACGAGCACTTTTCCAATTTCTTCAACTCCATCCGGACGGGTGCTCCGAACGTCGAAGATGCTACCTTTGGCCTTCGTGCCTGCGGCCCAACCCAGTGCGGAAACATGAGTTTCGCCCAGAAGAAGGCCATTAGCTGGGACCCGATCAATATGAAAATTATGGGCGCCGTTTAG